The following proteins come from a genomic window of Lolium rigidum isolate FL_2022 chromosome 5, APGP_CSIRO_Lrig_0.1, whole genome shotgun sequence:
- the LOC124654328 gene encoding fasciclin-like arabinogalactan protein 7, producing MDGNWIREEDKAGKHTVMMVMEFKTSILTTAVLAVLLCSPALAQKSPSVSLPPSTSPAPAPAPHYVDLAALLNVAGPFHTFLSYLQKTNVIETFQSQANNTDEGITIFVPKDSAFSALKKSTFSNLTGDQLKQLLLYHAFPYYYPLSTFRNLSALNPVNTFAGSPYTLNLTDDMGSISVQSMWSKPKISSSVYATEPVALYSIDKVLLPMQLFSKDPPLAPAPAPAPQSGASDLAPSPGGGKAGGNAKADSTSEAYRVGVNGLLATVAGCLMLMW from the exons ATGGATG GGAATTGGATCAGGGAAGAAGACAAGGCAGGTAAGCACACGGTCATGATGGTGATGGAGTTTAAAACATCCATTCTTAccaccgccgtgctggccgtcctCCTTTGCTCCCCGGCATTAGCTCAGAAGAGCCCATCCGTGTCGCTTCCCCCCAGCAcctcaccggcgccggcgccagcgccgcACTACGTCGACCTGGCGGCGCTCCTGAACGTGGCTGGCCCGTTCCACACCTTCCTCAGCTACCTGCAGAAGACGAACGTGATCGAGACCTTCCAGAGCCAAGCCAATAACACCGACGAGGGCATCACCATCTTCGTCCCCAAGGACTCTGCGTTCTCTGCGCTCAAGAAGTCCACCTTCTCCAACCTCACCGGCGATCAGCTCAAGCAGCTGCTCCTCTACCACGCCTTCCCATACTACTACCCGCTGTCCACGTTCAGGAACCTCAGCGCGCTCAACCCGGTGAACACGTTCGCCGGATCGCCCTACACGCTCAACCTCACCGATGACATGGGCAGCATCTCCGTCCAGTCCATGTGGTCCAAGCCCAAGATCTCCAGCAGCGTCTACGCCACTGAACCCGTCGCCCTCTACTCCATCGACAAGGTTCTCCTGCCCATGCAGCTCTTCAGCAAGGACCCGCcgctggcgccggcgccggcgcccgcaCCACAGTCCGGGGCGTCCGATCTGGCACCCAGCCCCGGCGGTGGTAAAGCGGGAGGAAACGCCAAGGCCGACTCGACGAGCGAAGCGTACCGCGTCGGTGTCAATGGGCTGCTTGCTACCGTGGCAGGTTGCTTGATGCTCATGTGGTGA